A single genomic interval of Gossypium raimondii isolate GPD5lz chromosome 11, ASM2569854v1, whole genome shotgun sequence harbors:
- the LOC128034953 gene encoding uncharacterized protein LOC128034953, with the protein MEKQEVEQLDAPIILAVKGQTRKTVAYELAKHLKYPVIDQDEITLVLQNSECLDNISFKIALSIASIQLKELKLGVIISTPLSQKEHLDNLKKQAKSAGAFLVIIQCLPKDGSNDFNIEGVPRLIVDPTKPTFDAENFVSDELDKVRKRSYRHLHPLIFKNKLTAESKVECSRCQKTISGPYYQCFLGCDEYIFHKDCGEHPGNLEQVGKNCPKYLRVTEPEYLFPKKSNCKICEYKSKEFSDGCHDCLFQTNMEDVLDVVVLAILLVTDATIATLICMSAACCCHKLFRTTTISIPSGLPMIPLNKVISRKAIVKLVRRKEIQGTGFTTVQHVNPRLTWIVSQIR; encoded by the exons atggaaaaacaaGAGGTTGAACAACTGGATGCCCCAATAATCCTAGCAGTGAAAGGCCAGACAAGGAAAACAGTAGCCTACGAGCTTGCCAAACACCTGAAATACCCTGTCATTGACCAAGATGAAATCACCCTAGTTCTCCAAAACTCTGAATGTCTCGACAACATATCCTTCAAGATTGCTCTTTCAATTGCTTCAATCCAACTGAAAGAGTTGAAGCTCGGGGTGATCATCAGCACACCACTCTCTCAAAAAGAACACTTGGATAATTTAAAGAAACAGGCCAAGTCTGCAGGTGCTTTTCTGGTGATAATTCAGTGCCTGCCAAAAGATGGAAGCAATGATTTCAACATTGAAGGAGTTCCAAGGCTCATTGTTGATCCCACAAAGCCAACCTTTGatgctgaaaattttgtttcagATGAGTTGGATAAGGTCAGAAAAAGATCTTACAGGCACTTGCATCCcttaatattcaaaaataagcTAACTGCTGAATCTAAAGTGGAGTGCAGTCGCTGTCAGAAAACCATTTCAGGTCCGTACTATCAATGTTTTCTTGGATGTGATGAATACATATTCCATAAAGACTGTGGAGAGCATCCTGGTAACTTGGAACAAGTCGGGAAAAACTGCCCTAAATATCTAAGGGTAACTGAACCTGAATATCTGTTCCCAAAAAAGAGTAACTGCAAAATATGTGAATATAAAAGCAAAGAGTTCTCGGATGGTTGTCATGATTGCCTGTTTCAAACCAACATGGAAG ATGTTCTGGATGTGGTGGTTTTGGCCATTCTATTAGTTACAGATGCTACGATTGCAACTTTAATTTGCATGTCAGCTGCATGTTGCTGCCACAAACTGTTTCGTACGACTACGATAAGCATCCCCTCAGGCTTACCTATGATTCCCTTGAACAAAGTTATTTCGAGAAAAGCTATTGTGAAGCTTGTAAGAAGGAAAGAAATCCAGGGCACTGGTTTTACTACTGTCCAGCATGTGAATCCTCGACTCACTTGGATTGTGTCACAAATCAGATAA
- the LOC105804774 gene encoding uncharacterized protein LOC105804774: MITAVITGLITMRRGRGTMEVFTPKLMKLWKEWELRAMVVTSLLVQIILIVLGSQRKYIPKVKIRAIVWCSYLLADSVATIALGILTNNLGDIYDERGDVDINTKLTAFWAPFLLLHLGGPDTITAYALEDNQLWLRHCFGLIIQTVVTGYIFLMAWSDSRLSLLSIPMIVVGSIKYGERTWTLWKASSDELRDSMLTSPDPGPNYSKLMNEYRQKQAEGFFMEIEEVKDVQQELDVAAPQGTTPDDQNIIKAHVLFQTFKCLFADLILSFKDREKSQSLFQKMSGKDAFDVVAIELGFMYDKLYTKAAVIYTPMGLIRRITTFCLTFLVLLVFSFEDMKYKKVDIFITFLLLVVAVFLEIYAALVLLFSDQTNHWLIKHNKTSCLKLIHSLQPVRKRWSSRVPQSSLLGSFLKEKPYFRLLKRVVEKWPPETYAEVDDDLKRLIFKHVKEKFNQFKEKQDDGNFRDLCSQRGSNILQMYKRQTRLSLEWSINVEFDQSILIWHIATELCYFSEGELSTITSDIQSSREVSYCISNYMFCLLVTFPFLLPIGIGLIRFRDTQAEAKRFFKERLTLSRTKAKHRITCNKMFLQAIDGELEMQEEESNTSTCWKSLNQAMMFLEEPTMYQMIAICRMLLRENIDVLPGKVKGDSSKSVLFDACRLASALNGVTNKKVKWDMIRDIWLEILTYAASHSRGSQHCQQLRRGGELLTHVWLLMAHFGMSEQFQISKGYARALLTAK, translated from the exons ATGATTACCGCTG TTATTACTGGCTTGATTACAATGAGGAGGGGGAGGGGGACAATGGAGGTTTTTACCCCAAAGCTAATGAAGTTATGGAAAGAATGGGAGCTTCGAGCAATGGTTGTAACGAGCCTTCTTGTCCAAATAATTCTCATCGTATTAGGCAGCCAAAGGAAATACATTCCTAAAGTAAAGATTAGAGCCATTGTTTGGTGTTCCTACTTGCTGGCTGACTCTGTTGCAACCATTGCACTTGGCATACTAACAAATAACCTGGGAGATATATATGATGAAAGAGGTGATGTTGACATAAACACTAAACTTACAGCATTTTGGGCGCCTTTTTTACTGCTGCACTTGGGTGGCCCCGATACCATTACAGCTTATGCCTTGGAAGACAATCAGTTGTGGTTAAGGCACTGTTTTGGACTGATAATACAGACAGTTGTGACTGGATACATCTTCTTGATGGCCTGGTCAGATAGCCGTCTTTCGCTGCTAAGCATTCCGATGATTGTGGTGGGATCAATTAAGTACGGAGAGAGGACTTGGACTCTTTGGAAAGCAAGCAGTGATGAACTTCGAGACTCAATGCTGACTTCTCCAGATCCTGGTCCAAACTATTCCAAGTTGATGAATGAATACAGGCAGAAACAAGCTGAAGGTTTCTTTATGGAAATTGAGGAGGTTAAGGATGTTCAGCAAGAATTGGATGTAGCTGCCCCTCAAGGAACCACTCCTGatgaccaaaacataatcaAAGCTCATGTGTTGTTTCAAACATTCAAGTGCCTGTTTGCAGATCTCATTCTAAGCTTCAAAGACAGGGAGAAGAGCCAATCTTTGTTCCAGAAAATGTCTGGTAAAGATGCTTTTGATGTGGTTGCTATTGAACTAGGGTTCATGTATGACAAGCTATACACAAAAGCAGCTGTCATTTATACTCCTATGGGTTTGATTCGCCGCATCACTACTTTCTGTCTCACTTTCCTGGTGTTGCTGGTTTTCTCTTTTGAGGACATGAAGTATAAAAAAGTAGACATATTCATTACTTTTCTTCTCCTTGTTGTAGCTGTTTTTCTGGAGATATATGCAGCACTGGTACTACTTTTCTCAGACCAAACCAATCATTGGTTGATCAAGCACAACAAAACATCATGTCTCAAACTCATCCATTCTTTACAACCAGTAAGGAAAAGGTGGTCGAGTCGGGTGCCACAGTCAAGTCTACTTGGAAGTTTCCTCAAGGAAAAGCCTTACTTCAGACTCCTGAAAAGGGTAGTGGAGAAATGGCCACCTGAAACTTATGCAGAAGTTGATGATGATCTCAAAAGGCTGATTTTCAAGCATGTCAAAGAGAAATTTAATCAGTTTAAGGAGAAACAAGATGATGGCAATTTCAGGGATTTGTGCAGCCAAAGGGGAAGCAACATACTTCAAATGTATAAGCGGCAAACTCGCCTTAGCCTTGAGTGGAGTATCAATGTCGAATTTGATCAGAGTATCCTTATTTGGCACATTGCCACAGAGCTCTGCTACTTCTCAGAGGGAGAGCTCAGTACCATAACAAGCGATATTCAATCATCCCGTGAAGTGAGCTATTGCATCTCAAATTATATGTTCTGTCTGCTGGTCACTTTTCCTTTCCTGTTGCCAATTGGGATTGGACTTATCAGGTTCCGGGACACTCAGGCTGAAGCCAAGAGGTTCTTCAAAGAAAGATTAACCCTTTCAAGAACAAAGGCAAAACACAGGATTACATGTAACAAAATGTTTCTTCAAGCCATTGACGGTGAGTTAGAAATGCAAGAAGAGGAAAGCAACACAAGTACATGTTGGAAGTCATTGAATCAAGCCATGATGTTCTTGGAAGAACCAACAATGTACCAAATGATTGCAATTTGCAGAATGTTGCTTCGAGAAAACATTGATGTTCTGCCTGGGAAAGTGAAGGGGGATAGCAGCAAGTCTGTGTTGTTCGATGCATGCCGGCTAGCATCAGCACTAAACGGAGTCACCAACAAGAAAGTTAAGTGGGATATGATTAGAGATATCTGGTTGGAGATATTAACCTATGCTGCTAGTCACAGCAGGGGGAGTCAGCATTGCCAACAGCTGAGACGAGGTGGTGAGCTTCTGACTCATGTTTGGCTTCTCATGGCACATTTTGGCATGAGTGAGCAgttccaaatatctaaaggttatgCAAGAGCTTTGCTGACAGCAAAATAA
- the LOC105804775 gene encoding uncharacterized protein LOC105804775 has translation MCPMRFLLVFFSAILAGYFAWRTVRSSSDIDGQVSEDSEKIIVKDKQEFSFKRMVQNGFWVFVDMASGKYLWRNFKELKNDKKMKNS, from the exons ATGTGTCCTATGAGGTTCTTGTTGGTGTTTTTCTCGGCCATTTTAGCAGGGTATTTCGCATGGAGGACGGTACGTTCATCATCTGATATCGACGGCCAAGTTTCTGAGGATTCCGAGAAGATTATTGTAAAAGATAAGCAAGAATTCAGTTTCAAAAGg ATGGTTCAGAATGGATTCTGGGTATTTGTGGATATGGCTAGTGGGAAGTATTTGTGGAGGAATTTCAAGGAACTGaagaatgataaaaaaatgaagaactCTTAA